The following proteins are encoded in a genomic region of Cricetulus griseus strain 17A/GY chromosome 7, alternate assembly CriGri-PICRH-1.0, whole genome shotgun sequence:
- the Hrob gene encoding homologous recombination OB-fold protein isoform X1, translating into MTCSFQKLFAVEEEFEDEDFLSAVENAENRFSGTIPGNAGHLTPVSSRPQDTLQARFSRPLTSYPTSSSRPVQGLCLPTLSKPQTIRDPLCSGAVSLRPASISSSSISSQQRTAWTRVLQESSGPQASAAHSGLVFGSHQQGIGGFEAPNQDEFDKALASMELEGAGLELELRVDPGATQILPVQHCEDPILAKRARVADLRESFQKGPIVRCRNPGPSSRPRAAGSLPLPSASAVSHERGSPVPAPQPLQVAGRPIQNIPQNHLPGQPCQSPRAWSSRTPRFPGPRHPHCSSAAFPRGPLPSRAPVSSVESPVSTPRVASTPVPQPALQTPIVTNHLVQLVTATNRTPQQPSRPSIRAKTRRFPGPAGLLPHQHSGKNLEEIMVSTPQTPTHGALAKLQTEIVTSSQGSVEEDFGRGPWLTMKSSLGLDDGDPACFLYTYSIVMVLRKAALKQLPRNKVPNMAVMIKSLTRSTMDASVVFKDPTGEMLGTVHRVLLETHQNELKPGSVLLLKQIGVFSPSLRNHYLNVTPNNLVHIYSLDSGDGDFLKPSQPLPKDLGNFDGNLQPDVAAEPTQGLRTAQNPALSCEEELPEADDLDGLLSELPEDFFCDPSSWDCLKTGHPP; encoded by the exons ATG acGTGTAGTTTTCAGAAGCTGTTTGCTGTGGAAGAGGAGTTTGAAGATGAG gACTTCTTATCTGCCGTGGAGAATGCAGAGAACCGCTTCTCTGGTACAATACCTGGGAATGCTGGCCACCTGACACCTGTTTCTTCCAGACCACAGGACACTCTGCAGGCACGATTCTCAAGACCATTGACATCATACCCCACTTCTTCGAGCCGGCCCGTCCAAGGACTCTGTCTCCCTACTCTCAGCAAACCCCAGACCATCAGGGATCCACTCTGTTCAGGAGCAGTGTCCCTAAGACCAGCCTCGATCTCTAGCAGCAGCATTAGCAGTCAACAAAGAACAGCATGGACAAGAGTGCTCCAGGAGTCATCGGGACCCCAGGCCTCAGCCGCACACTCTGGGCTTGTCTTTGGGAGCCAtcagcagggcattggtggctttGAGGCACCCAATCAAGATGAGTTTGACAAGGCCCTGGCAAGCATGGAGCTGGAGGGAGCTGGCTTGGAACTAGAACTTAGAGTTGACCCTGGAGCCACCCAAATCCTGCCTGTTCAGCACTGTGAGGATCCAATATTGGCGAAAAGGGCCAGAGTGGCTGACCTGAGGGAATCTTTTCAGAAGGGGCCCATTGTCCGCTGTAGGAATCCAGGGCCTTCCTCGAGACCCCGAGCTGCAGGCAGCCTTCCTCTCCCGTCTGCCTCAGCAGTTTCCCATGAAAGAGGCTCCCCTGTTCCTGCACCTCAGCCTCTCCAAGTAGCCGGGAGGCCCATTCAGAATATCCCACAGAATCATTTGCCTGGTCAGCCATGTCAGTCTCCCAGAGCTTGGTCAAGTCGCACACCCCGTTTTCCTGGACCTCGACATCCCCACTGTAGCTCTGCAGCATTTCCTCGGGGACCTTTGCCATCCCGAGCCCCAGTGTCTTCTGTTGAGTCTCCGGTTAGCACTCCCAGAGTTGCTTCCACCCCAGTTCCTCAGCCAGCTCTGCAGACACCTATAGTCACCAACCACCTGGTTCAGCTTGTCACTGCTACCAACCGGACACCCCAGCAGCCCTCCCGCCCCTCCATTCGAGCTAAAACCCGCCGATTCCCTGGCCCAGCAGGACTTTTGCCCCACCAG CACAGCGGGAAGAATTTGGAGGAGATCATGGTTTCCACACCCCAGACTCCAACTCATGGTGCTCTGGCTAAACTCCAGACTGAG ATTGTTACTAGTTCCCAGGGATCAGTGGAAGAAGATTTTGGGCGTGGGCCCTGGCTCACCATGAAATCTTCTCTGGGCCTGGATGATGGAGACCCTGCCTGCTTCCTGTATACCTACAGTATTGTCATGGTGCTGCGCAAG GCAGCCCTCAAGCAGCTTCCCAGGAACAAGGTCCCCAACATGGCAGTGATGATCAAGTCCCTGACTCGGAGCACAATGGATGCCAGTGTAGTTTTTAAGGACCCCACAG GAGAGATGCTTGGGACAGTGCATAGGGTACTTCTGGAGACACACCAGAATGAGCTGAAGCCTGGCTCAGTGCTCTTGCTGAAGCAG ATCGGAGTTTTCTCTCCGTCACTCAGAAATCACTACCTCAACGTGACACCCAACAACCTGGTCCATATTTACAGTCTAGATTCTGGGGACGGGGACTTCCTCAAGCCATCTCAGCCCTTGCCCAAG GATCTAGGAAACTTCGATGGAAACCTCCAGCCTGATGTGGCTGCAGAGCCCACACAGGGCCTCAGAACAGCACAGAACCCAGCGTTGTCTTGTGAGGAAGAGCTCCCAGAGGCAG ATGACCTGGATGGACTTCTGAGTGAGCTCCCCGAGGACTTCTTCTgtgatcccagcagttgggacTGTCTCAAGACAGGACATCCACCATGA
- the Hrob gene encoding homologous recombination OB-fold protein isoform X2 produces MTCSFQKLFAVEEEFEDEDFLSAVENAENRFSGTIPGNAGHLTPVSSRPQDTLQARFSRPLTSYPTSSSRPVQGLCLPTLSKPQTIRDPLCSGAVSLRPASISSSSISSQQRTAWTRVLQESSGPQASAAHSGLVFGSHQQGIGGFEAPNQDEFDKALASMELEGAGLELELRVDPGATQILPVQHCEDPILAKRARVADLRESFQKGPIVRCRNPGPSSRPRAAGSLPLPSASAVSHERGSPVPAPQPLQVAGRPIQNIPQNHLPGQPCQSPRAWSSRTPRFPGPRHPHCSSAAFPRGPLPSRAPVSSVESPVSTPRVASTPVPQPALQTPIVTNHLVQLVTATNRTPQQPSRPSIRAKTRRFPGPAGLLPHQHSGKNLEEIMVSTPQTPTHGALAKLQTEIVTSSQGSVEEDFGRGPWLTMKSSLGLDDGDPACFLYTYSIVMVLRKIGVFSPSLRNHYLNVTPNNLVHIYSLDSGDGDFLKPSQPLPKDLGNFDGNLQPDVAAEPTQGLRTAQNPALSCEEELPEADDLDGLLSELPEDFFCDPSSWDCLKTGHPP; encoded by the exons ATG acGTGTAGTTTTCAGAAGCTGTTTGCTGTGGAAGAGGAGTTTGAAGATGAG gACTTCTTATCTGCCGTGGAGAATGCAGAGAACCGCTTCTCTGGTACAATACCTGGGAATGCTGGCCACCTGACACCTGTTTCTTCCAGACCACAGGACACTCTGCAGGCACGATTCTCAAGACCATTGACATCATACCCCACTTCTTCGAGCCGGCCCGTCCAAGGACTCTGTCTCCCTACTCTCAGCAAACCCCAGACCATCAGGGATCCACTCTGTTCAGGAGCAGTGTCCCTAAGACCAGCCTCGATCTCTAGCAGCAGCATTAGCAGTCAACAAAGAACAGCATGGACAAGAGTGCTCCAGGAGTCATCGGGACCCCAGGCCTCAGCCGCACACTCTGGGCTTGTCTTTGGGAGCCAtcagcagggcattggtggctttGAGGCACCCAATCAAGATGAGTTTGACAAGGCCCTGGCAAGCATGGAGCTGGAGGGAGCTGGCTTGGAACTAGAACTTAGAGTTGACCCTGGAGCCACCCAAATCCTGCCTGTTCAGCACTGTGAGGATCCAATATTGGCGAAAAGGGCCAGAGTGGCTGACCTGAGGGAATCTTTTCAGAAGGGGCCCATTGTCCGCTGTAGGAATCCAGGGCCTTCCTCGAGACCCCGAGCTGCAGGCAGCCTTCCTCTCCCGTCTGCCTCAGCAGTTTCCCATGAAAGAGGCTCCCCTGTTCCTGCACCTCAGCCTCTCCAAGTAGCCGGGAGGCCCATTCAGAATATCCCACAGAATCATTTGCCTGGTCAGCCATGTCAGTCTCCCAGAGCTTGGTCAAGTCGCACACCCCGTTTTCCTGGACCTCGACATCCCCACTGTAGCTCTGCAGCATTTCCTCGGGGACCTTTGCCATCCCGAGCCCCAGTGTCTTCTGTTGAGTCTCCGGTTAGCACTCCCAGAGTTGCTTCCACCCCAGTTCCTCAGCCAGCTCTGCAGACACCTATAGTCACCAACCACCTGGTTCAGCTTGTCACTGCTACCAACCGGACACCCCAGCAGCCCTCCCGCCCCTCCATTCGAGCTAAAACCCGCCGATTCCCTGGCCCAGCAGGACTTTTGCCCCACCAG CACAGCGGGAAGAATTTGGAGGAGATCATGGTTTCCACACCCCAGACTCCAACTCATGGTGCTCTGGCTAAACTCCAGACTGAG ATTGTTACTAGTTCCCAGGGATCAGTGGAAGAAGATTTTGGGCGTGGGCCCTGGCTCACCATGAAATCTTCTCTGGGCCTGGATGATGGAGACCCTGCCTGCTTCCTGTATACCTACAGTATTGTCATGGTGCTGCGCAAG ATCGGAGTTTTCTCTCCGTCACTCAGAAATCACTACCTCAACGTGACACCCAACAACCTGGTCCATATTTACAGTCTAGATTCTGGGGACGGGGACTTCCTCAAGCCATCTCAGCCCTTGCCCAAG GATCTAGGAAACTTCGATGGAAACCTCCAGCCTGATGTGGCTGCAGAGCCCACACAGGGCCTCAGAACAGCACAGAACCCAGCGTTGTCTTGTGAGGAAGAGCTCCCAGAGGCAG ATGACCTGGATGGACTTCTGAGTGAGCTCCCCGAGGACTTCTTCTgtgatcccagcagttgggacTGTCTCAAGACAGGACATCCACCATGA